ATCCGGGAATACGGGTTCCGAGATTATCTCATAAAACAACTGCCACATATCTTTGAGTTCCGGTTTTGTGATAACCATATACACTTCCGCATAATCCATCGCGGTATCAGCACCGAATATCGCGCCGGACCCCGAGAATAACTCACCGATTTGTTCCGAAGTTTTAGTTTTTGTCCCTCTGGAGATAATCGCCTGAACAAAATGCGTGATCCCTTTCATATCCTGTGGTTCATAATAATTTCCATTCTTCAAGAACGCGCTTATTGAGACAATAGTATTTGCTGTATTTAATTTATGCACAAGTTTTAAACCGTTAGGGTAAACCTTTTCGTTTATAACACTCTTTTTTTGTCCTGCAGCAGCATATGATTGCTCCGCTGCGGGTATCCCTATTGCCGTAAATGCTGTACTCATAATTACCATAAATATCCACCTTCTAAATACTTTATAACTACAATAATCCTGCATAAGAGTTAATTACTTACCACTCGTTTCCGGGAGATATACCACATAACTCGGCTTTTGTTGAACAAAATACTTATTCGCTACGCGTTTAACATCGTCTAACGTTACTTTCCCGATTTTTATTAGCGCTTCCTTTACTAAACTCAAATCCTTAACTACAACAGCATACCCTATAGTATTGGCCTGCCCGGAATAGGTTTCATTTGAGAACAGCCAGTTATTGGTAGACATCTTCTTCACGCGTTGCAGTTCTTCTGGTGTCACACCCTTTTCCTTTACAATATTCAACTGGTTACACACTTCATCATAAGCAAGCGTCATATTCTTATCATCCCCGCGCATGTTCACTATAAACATCCCGGACCCTTTTTGTGACCAAAACCCGCTGCCGATACCGTACACCAACTGTTTATCTTCACGCAAAACCTTATTGAACCTTGACGCACGCCCGTGGCCGAGTATCATTGCGAGTAATTCCATTGCGTACTGGTCATCTGACTCAATATCCGGCCCAAGCATTGCCACTGCCTGGATAGCAGTCTGCACAGGTTTATGTTTGGAAACAACAAACCTTTCCTTCACCGGTTCGATTAGGTTCAACGTCACGTCCTTAACTTTTTTCCCGGGTAATTTCCCAAATGTACCTTTTGCAAGTTCATACACTTTTTTTGGGTTAACATCACCTACAACTACAAGCGTAACATTATCCCCTGCATACCTTGATTTATAATAATTAACAAGTTCATCCCGGGTAATCGCACTGACGGTTTCACTACTACCGATAACTCTGTAACGGTACAAACTTTGTGTATACAAATTATTTATCAGTTCATCAATCAACGCATTATCGCTGTCATCATCCCTGCGTTTAATTTCTTCAAGTATAACCAACCGTTCACGGTCAAGTTCTTCCGGCGGGAATGACGCGTTATTTGTCATATCCGCCAGTAAATCTACCGCCACTGCCACGTGTTCCGATGGAATGTCGACATAATACACAGTAAATTCATTAGATGTTGCGGCATTCATCCTGCCACCAAGTGATTCAACAGTATAAGATATCTCACCGGTTGAACGGTTCTTCGTTCCCTTAAATAACATATGTTCAAGAAAATGTGAGATCCCATTAATCTTATCGTTCTCATTAACCGCGCCAGTACGTACCCATGCATAGACTGATACCAGAGGTAATGAATGATCTTCCTTCACCATAACTTTAACTTTGTTAGGCAATACAAACTTATCCGTCGGTAAAAACTGTTCTGCAGTACCAGCGGCACTGCGTTTTGTAATACTTGTCATTATTAACGCTCCTATACTAAAAACTAAAACTATTCTCCAATTATTATTCATTATTTTGCGGAGATTATCATATTCACCGCTATGATTGCCAATAATATGCCAAATAAACGTTTTAATATAACATCCGGCACATGTCTCACCACCAACGATCCGAAGTATGCACCGGCTACCATCCCTAAGGTCATCAATAACGCAGCTTTAATATTAACATTCCCCGTGCGATGATAATTGAGTACCGCAAAAAATATCCCTATCGGCAAAAGAAACGTCGCGAGGCTTGTCCCCTGTGCCTGCATTTGCGTAAACTTCCCGAGGTACACCAACCCGGGGATGATAAGTACAGCTCCGCCAACACCAAAAAATCCTTGCATTAATCCCGCAAAAAGGCCGATAAGCGGAAACAGAACGATTTGTGGCATAACTAACTCCTATCTATTTATTTTAAACATGATATCAATAAATATACCTGTTAAGCATTGATTATATAAAACGCAGCGCTAGAATAGATGTGTTATGTTTATATAGGAACCAGGGGAATACCCTGTTTTTATACTATTAACTTACCTTACCCATTCGCAAGTTCGTTGATTAACTCTTTTACTGATACTATTTTGTCACAGCGATGAGCATTTGCTCCAACAAAAACGAAGCCTTTATCAACCTCACCGGTGACAGCATTAACCAGCGCTTCTGCGATACAGTACGGCGACTTACCCGGAACACATGTACGTAAACATTGGTACTGACACCTAAACTTAATCTCACCACGCTCTGATCTCTCAAGGAAACTATTATTAATCGCGCGGCCAGGCATACCAACCGGGCTTTTTATGATAACAATATCTTCAGGTTTACACTCAAGATACTTTTGTTTGAATACCGGTGACGCATCGCATTCGTTGGTACATACAAACCGTGTTGCCATTTGCACTCCGCTTGCGCCAAGTTTCAATACCCGCACAATATCTTCATGAGTATAAATCCCGCCTGCTGCGATGACCGGAATATTTTTTCCGTACTTCTCACCCCACTCCTTTGCCACTTTTACGACATCAACCACAATATCATCAATATTAGGCAACATCCCGGGTTCAAGTTGTTCAAACTTAAATCCCAGATGCCCTCCCGCTAACGGCCCTTCAACGATAAGTGCATCAGGTAAATAATCATGTTTCACCTTCCACATTTTACAGAGAACATGCGCAGCTTTCCCAGATGATACTATAGGCACAGCCTTAGTTTTTGTGTCTTTAACATACTTTGGGAGATTAGTCGGTAATCCCGCACCAGCAAGGATTAAATCTATCTTTGACCTCACCGATTCCTGTACTAAAACTTCGTAGTTAGTCAAAGCCACCATGATATTCACCGCCAATGCGCCTTTACCCTCACTGATTTCACGCGCACGACGGATTTCATAGCGTAATGCCCGGATGTCCGCTTCCTGGAAACCCTTCATACTATTATGACTGGTCCATCCGCCAATCAGCGCCGCAGAGATAGTACCCACACACCCTTCCCTCGCAACCGCACCCGCGAGTGAAGCCAATGATACACGTACACCCATACCGCCTTGAATTATCGGAGGCGATATAACGAGATCACCAATCTTAAGTTCCGGTAGTTTTTCCATTTTTTCACCTTTACTTTATATATAATTCTACCATTAACACATAATACCGCGCTACAGATTGTACTACTAAAAGTAAAATATATACCATATCTCCAGTTTTTTTTCAAGCACAATCTATTACTAAAATACTAACTATTATTATTTCTTACTTTTAAAACTATCCTTCAATTCCGCAGCAGTCATGGTATTAACCACATCATTCACCTCTAACCATCCGCGTTGCGCAGTTGATAAACCTAATCCTAAATATTCCAATTGTTCCAAGCTATGGGCATCGGATCCTATTGTAACCCTCACCCCTAACTCCTTTGCGCGCATACAAAAAATATCGTTAATATCCAGCCTATAGGGATTAGCATTTAGTTCAAGCCAAGTCCCCGTACTTTTTGCGGATACCATAAGTTTTTCCATATCGACATTATACGCTAAACGCTGCCCGAGCAACCTGCCTGTGGGATGCGAGATTGAATTAACGTATTTATTACCCATAGCACCCAATATCCTTGTGGTAATCTGTTCCTCACTTTGCTGGAACCCTGTATGTATCGCAGCAATAACAAACTCGAACTGTTTTAAGACGTCATCAGGATAATCAAGTGTACCATCAGAAAGAATATCTACTTCAGTACCGGAAAAAACACGGATTTTATCACCAATTTTCTCATTGGTTTTATCTATCTCCTTAAGTTTCCTTTCTATATCCTTTACCAACAACCCATTTGCTATACGTAAAGACTTAGAATGATCTGTTATAACCACCCATTTATACCCCAACTTAACAGCTTCCAGCGCAATATCCATCACACTATTTTTTCCGTCACTATACACGGAATGCACATGAAAATCACCTTTTATATCACCGGGTTCCACTAAAACTGGCAGTTTATGAGTCAATGCCGAAATAATTTCACTCCTGTTTTCCCGAAGTACCGGCGAAATATAATCCATACCTAACGCTTTATAAACATCATCCTCATTCTTAGCTGCGAGTTTAACACTCTTATTCCCTGCTTTGAACAACCCGTATTCGTTCAAAGTAAACCCGTTCTTCACTGCGTATTCACGAAGTACAACATTATGTTCCTTTGACCCGGTGAAGTATTGTAATGCCGCACCAAAACTGTCCAATCCCACCATCCTTAAATCCATCTGAACATTATTGGACGTTAAAACACTAACCTTTGTATCCCCGGTTGCGATAACACTTTTTACTACCGGTAACGCAGTGAACACATCAACCACATCCTTACTTCTTCCTTGTTCTACCGAACACAAAATATCAATATCCCCAATAGTTTCCTTGCGCCTGCGTAATGACCCTGCGTATTCCACCTTAAGGACAGCATCAATATTACTCAATACTTTTACTACCTGCTCAGCTAATTCTAACGCATCAGATAATAATAACCGTTTCCCCGCATCCTTCCGCAACTCAATCCCCTGCAAAATATTACTCACCATCTTCTCTTTGAACCCGGGAAAACCATCAAATTTTTTATTCTTCAACGCATTATACAACTCATCAACTGACTGGATTCCGAGTTTATCATAAACCAATTTCGTGCGTTTTGGACCCATCCCAGGAATCTTCAGGATTTCCAGTAACCCTGCAGGAACTTTATTGGTGAGCTCATCGATATACCCTACCCGTCCGGTATTAAGGTATTCCATTATTTTGTCAGCAATTCCTTTACCGATACCATCGAGTTTTAGCAACTCCTTCTCTCCGCCTTTAGCAACCTCCGCGATATCTTCCGGTAGGTCAGTAACTTTTTGTGCTGCTACTGCATACGCCTTGATTTTAAACTTATTCTCATTCAATAACTGCAGGAGAGCAGATATTTCGTTCAAAACTTCAGTAACTTCACTGTTTTTCATTTAAGACCTAATACACCACAGCACCGAGATACCCTACTACGACGTCATAATCATGGGTTACATCCCCGCTGGTAGCGTGTTTCACGATTTCCACGTTCTTCGCTCCCATCTTCTTTGCAGTAATCAGCATAGCTGCAACGGGCCCGCTGCCACACATTGATATTTCATTATCCTCAATAACTTCAAGCATTTTTTTTGGATTCATTTTTGTTATTTGCTCAATTGCGAGTTTATCCTTTTCCTCGGCAACCTTTTGAGTTACATGATGGCTCATGTCAGTAGAAGCAATCACCACAACTTTTTTGGAAGTTGCTGCTATAACATCAGCAATTGCGTTGCCAATATCGTCGCATACATCAAAACTATAATCATAAAACGAAATTGGCACTATTTTTGACTCCGTAAACATATATTTGATAAAAGGCAACAGGACTTCTATAGAATGCTCCTGTAAATGCGCTAGTTTATCAGCTTTCAATACTCCTGCGCAAGCAAGTAATTTATCCGCAAACACTTCATCTGTTTGCACAATACCCGACGGTGTATCCCATCCGCCTTCCGGCAAAATACTTACGCTTTCCCCTAGCCCGGTATGGTTGGGTGATAGAATAACGAACGTTTCAGGCGGTTCAATCCCGCTGAAAACTTCACCCATAATTTTCCCGGAAAACATCCATCCCGCATGAGGAATAATACATCCTATCACTTCCCTCTTTTTTGCGTCGGGAATAATATAATTCTTAACCGCACCTTTTACTGAAGGATACCAACTTCCGGCATACATTGCTTTCCTTATAAATCCTGCCATTACAATACCCTCCGTGCAATCAATTTGTTTATGCTAATCATTCTCAAATTCAGCCATGTGTCCAACCATATTTTTCACTACTTCCCTCGCTGACCGTAACGGTTCCGGTAAACGGTTTTTTTTGCAGCAACGTATAACCATATCCGACGCAAGTTCAAGAGTAACCATATTACCCGCAGAAACATATATGGGTTTAGTTTTATCTTTAGCCGTAAGCGCGTATCCTATCACCTGACCTACAGCATCTTTGATAAATGTATACCCGCCTTTAACCGGTGGCGGATCTTCTGCCTCACCGAACAACAACTTATTCGCGCATCCGATGGTCGGTATTCCACCTAGAATCCCGAGATGCGTAGCGATACCCATAGCCCGTGGATGCGCGTATCCATGCCCATGAACAAATGTTATTTCAGGCACAGTTTCCAACTTCTGCATACATTCAATAATAACAGGCAGATGCGCAAATGCAAGGAATTCAGCACTATACGGCGTCATCCAGTCAAACTCGCGGATAATAACCTGATGTTCCGCAATCACCATTCCTTTTGCATAGTCCAAAACTACCACTCCACCGGCAATCAGTAAACGTTCTGTCTGTACTACGCACGCATACGTTCCACCGATAAAATTAATTTCTTCGGGAGTACTGAATCTATCAAACTTCTGAATTTCAAGCCTCAACCTGTTTTGTACCGCCACAGCGTCGTCAGGTTCAAGATTCCATGAATGACTTTTTTGAAAAATAATGCCCATACTCACAACTCCTGCCGCCATCCGTTTTCTAACAACAACTCATCCGCAACTGACAGTATACTATCATATTCTTCCTGTGTTAACCTCCGCTGCAATTCTGTATATGCTTCAGCCTTATACGCAGGATGGTACTGTGCCATCAGACTTATGTACATTTTTGGAGACAACTCTTCCGCAATAAATTTTAGCGCGGCTTCAGAATTTCCCTGATTTCCCGGTAAAACTAAATGCCGGACAATCATTCCCCGCATTACATTACCGCTGCTATCCAGTTTAAGACTGTCTCCTACCTGGCGATACATCTCTTTCAACACAAGCTTATTATTCTCAACATAATTATTTACACCGGAATACTTACCCGCCAAAACATTGTCTGTATACTTTATATCCGGCAGATAAACATCAACAATATTTTCAAGAAGTTTTATTACCTTAACTGAATCATACCCGCTGGTGTTATAAACCAATGGCACCCGTAACCCTTTTTCCCGCGCAAGTACCAGAGCCTCAACCATCTGCGCAGTTACGTGTGTGGGGGTAACCAAATTAATATTATGCACCCCGCGTCCCTGGAGTTCAACCATATACTTTGCTAACTCATCAGATGTAACTTTTTTACCGTTACCCATTTGGCTTATAGGATAATTTTGACAGAAAACACAATGTAGGTTGCAGTTTGTAAAGAACACAGTCCCTGACCCTTTGACACCAGAAACCGGCGGTTCTTCACCGGTATGAACGTTATAACTTGACACAGCAGCATTACGCCCTGACCGACAAACACCGTGTTCATCTTTTAAACGATTGACCCCGCACTTTCTTGGGCATAACTCACAATGTTCCATATACGCCATCAATCTATCACGCACTTGTTTTAGGTCAGATAAAGATATCCGCAGATACGATGGACGGTATTGTTTCTTGAAAGACGCGTTACCTTGCTGTGTTTTCACTATTGTTACCGCCACGTTTTCTGTATTGTTGCATAGCATAACTCACAATATAATACGAAACAACGAACAAAATAATCGCATTAACAAAACTTCCAATCACCAGCTGCCAGCTCATATCTAATAAGCCAGAAAAACTTTTTGGTATAACAAACCCCTGACTGTTCCCGGGTTTGATAACCAATGTTCCAACCCAGTAGTTGAACCCATAAACAAATATCCCGGTGAACGGGTTCACCAGTAACGTTCCTGCGTAAGTGGATACTGGATTAATTTTTAATACCGGGCATAACGCCAGCGCAGCTACCATCCCAATACCAAATGTCGGTAGGACGGAAAGAAATAATCCAATCGCAAACCCCAGCGCGATCCCGTGCACAGAATCGTTTAATACCAAAACTTTCCGAACATTTTCTTTTACAGTATCCCATAACGGTTTGTTCATATTCTGTTTTTGTTAAATACTATTTTTAAAACGGCCTAATATTTATAGACTTAACAGCCATCGCCCATATCGTCGATAGTATTATGACGCCAACAATTGTGATCAACAAAAATAATGCGGTAATAACTGCAGCGGGAATACTTATTACCCCTACTGC
This is a stretch of genomic DNA from Elusimicrobiota bacterium. It encodes these proteins:
- a CDS encoding pitrilysin family protein, whose translation is MTSITKRSAAGTAEQFLPTDKFVLPNKVKVMVKEDHSLPLVSVYAWVRTGAVNENDKINGISHFLEHMLFKGTKNRSTGEISYTVESLGGRMNAATSNEFTVYYVDIPSEHVAVAVDLLADMTNNASFPPEELDRERLVILEEIKRRDDDSDNALIDELINNLYTQSLYRYRVIGSSETVSAITRDELVNYYKSRYAGDNVTLVVVGDVNPKKVYELAKGTFGKLPGKKVKDVTLNLIEPVKERFVVSKHKPVQTAIQAVAMLGPDIESDDQYAMELLAMILGHGRASRFNKVLREDKQLVYGIGSGFWSQKGSGMFIVNMRGDDKNMTLAYDEVCNQLNIVKEKGVTPEELQRVKKMSTNNWLFSNETYSGQANTIGYAVVVKDLSLVKEALIKIGKVTLDDVKRVANKYFVQQKPSYVVYLPETSGK
- a CDS encoding sulfite exporter TauE/SafE family protein; its protein translation is MPQIVLFPLIGLFAGLMQGFFGVGGAVLIIPGLVYLGKFTQMQAQGTSLATFLLPIGIFFAVLNYHRTGNVNIKAALLMTLGMVAGAYFGSLVVRHVPDVILKRLFGILLAIIAVNMIISAK
- a CDS encoding nitronate monooxygenase family protein, which gives rise to MEKLPELKIGDLVISPPIIQGGMGVRVSLASLAGAVAREGCVGTISAALIGGWTSHNSMKGFQEADIRALRYEIRRAREISEGKGALAVNIMVALTNYEVLVQESVRSKIDLILAGAGLPTNLPKYVKDTKTKAVPIVSSGKAAHVLCKMWKVKHDYLPDALIVEGPLAGGHLGFKFEQLEPGMLPNIDDIVVDVVKVAKEWGEKYGKNIPVIAAGGIYTHEDIVRVLKLGASGVQMATRFVCTNECDASPVFKQKYLECKPEDIVIIKSPVGMPGRAINNSFLERSERGEIKFRCQYQCLRTCVPGKSPYCIAEALVNAVTGEVDKGFVFVGANAHRCDKIVSVKELINELANG
- the polX gene encoding DNA polymerase/3'-5' exonuclease PolX, whose product is MKNSEVTEVLNEISALLQLLNENKFKIKAYAVAAQKVTDLPEDIAEVAKGGEKELLKLDGIGKGIADKIMEYLNTGRVGYIDELTNKVPAGLLEILKIPGMGPKRTKLVYDKLGIQSVDELYNALKNKKFDGFPGFKEKMVSNILQGIELRKDAGKRLLLSDALELAEQVVKVLSNIDAVLKVEYAGSLRRRKETIGDIDILCSVEQGRSKDVVDVFTALPVVKSVIATGDTKVSVLTSNNVQMDLRMVGLDSFGAALQYFTGSKEHNVVLREYAVKNGFTLNEYGLFKAGNKSVKLAAKNEDDVYKALGMDYISPVLRENRSEIISALTHKLPVLVEPGDIKGDFHVHSVYSDGKNSVMDIALEAVKLGYKWVVITDHSKSLRIANGLLVKDIERKLKEIDKTNEKIGDKIRVFSGTEVDILSDGTLDYPDDVLKQFEFVIAAIHTGFQQSEEQITTRILGAMGNKYVNSISHPTGRLLGQRLAYNVDMEKLMVSAKSTGTWLELNANPYRLDINDIFCMRAKELGVRVTIGSDAHSLEQLEYLGLGLSTAQRGWLEVNDVVNTMTAAELKDSFKSKK
- the amrB gene encoding AmmeMemoRadiSam system protein B, with protein sequence MAGFIRKAMYAGSWYPSVKGAVKNYIIPDAKKREVIGCIIPHAGWMFSGKIMGEVFSGIEPPETFVILSPNHTGLGESVSILPEGGWDTPSGIVQTDEVFADKLLACAGVLKADKLAHLQEHSIEVLLPFIKYMFTESKIVPISFYDYSFDVCDDIGNAIADVIAATSKKVVVIASTDMSHHVTQKVAEEKDKLAIEQITKMNPKKMLEVIEDNEISMCGSGPVAAMLITAKKMGAKNVEIVKHATSGDVTHDYDVVVGYLGAVVY
- a CDS encoding endonuclease V, with the protein product MGIIFQKSHSWNLEPDDAVAVQNRLRLEIQKFDRFSTPEEINFIGGTYACVVQTERLLIAGGVVVLDYAKGMVIAEHQVIIREFDWMTPYSAEFLAFAHLPVIIECMQKLETVPEITFVHGHGYAHPRAMGIATHLGILGGIPTIGCANKLLFGEAEDPPPVKGGYTFIKDAVGQVIGYALTAKDKTKPIYVSAGNMVTLELASDMVIRCCKKNRLPEPLRSAREVVKNMVGHMAEFEND
- a CDS encoding radical SAM protein translates to MKTQQGNASFKKQYRPSYLRISLSDLKQVRDRLMAYMEHCELCPRKCGVNRLKDEHGVCRSGRNAAVSSYNVHTGEEPPVSGVKGSGTVFFTNCNLHCVFCQNYPISQMGNGKKVTSDELAKYMVELQGRGVHNINLVTPTHVTAQMVEALVLAREKGLRVPLVYNTSGYDSVKVIKLLENIVDVYLPDIKYTDNVLAGKYSGVNNYVENNKLVLKEMYRQVGDSLKLDSSGNVMRGMIVRHLVLPGNQGNSEAALKFIAEELSPKMYISLMAQYHPAYKAEAYTELQRRLTQEEYDSILSVADELLLENGWRQEL
- a CDS encoding DUF2062 domain-containing protein, which codes for MNKPLWDTVKENVRKVLVLNDSVHGIALGFAIGLFLSVLPTFGIGMVAALALCPVLKINPVSTYAGTLLVNPFTGIFVYGFNYWVGTLVIKPGNSQGFVIPKSFSGLLDMSWQLVIGSFVNAIILFVVSYYIVSYAMQQYRKRGGNNSENTAR